From the Agromyces laixinhei genome, the window GGGTGGAACGCGCCTGGCGCGGCGGCCAGCGCATCCTCGTCAACGATCTCGTCACGAACGGCGTGATCTGCTCGCTGCCGATCATGCCGAAGGACCGCTCGTGCGACGAGATGACGGCGATCAGGCTCGAGGCGCAGAAGGCGCGCGAGATGGAGTCGTACATCGACGACATCTACGGCGGCGCAGGCAAGGGCTTCTTCCGCATCGTCACCACACCGGCCGAAGCGCGATCGGTCATCGAGCAGGGCAAGCTCGCCGTCGTGCTCGGTGTCGAGATGTCGGAGCCGTTCGGCTGCAAGATGATCCTCGACGTGGCCCAGTGCTCGAAGGCCGACATCGACCGTGGGCTCGACGAGTTCGCAGCGATGGGGGTGTCGAGCATCTTCCTCTGCCACAAGTTCGACAACGCCCTCTGCGGCGTGCGATTCGATCCCGGCACGCAGGGCACGATCATCAACATCGGCCAGTTCTATTCGACCGGCACCTACTGGAAGACCGAGGCGTGCACCGGCCCTCACCACGACAACCCGATCGGCAACGCACCGCCGCCCGAGGAACTGCCCGGCGCTGAGCCCCCCACCTATCCGTCCGGGGCGCAGTGCAACACTCGAGGTCTCACGTCGCTCGGCGAGTACGCGCTCAAGGCGGTCATGGCTCGCAACATGATGGTCGAGGTCGACCACATGAGCGTGAAGGCGGCAGGTCGAACCCTCGACATCCTCGAGGCCGACGACTACCCCGGCGTACTCTCGAGCCACAGCTGGATGGACGAGAACTGGACCGAGCGCCTCTACAAGCTCGGCGGCTTCAAGACGAGCTACCCGCACGCCGCCGAGGGCTTCATCGAGGAATGGCAGGACGGTGCGGCACTTCGGGAGCAGTACGACAAGGGCTACGGCGTCGGCCTCGACTTCAACGGCATCGGCGGCCACCCCGGAGGCGGCAGTTCCGACGTCACCGTGGAGTACCCGTTCACCGCTGCCGACGGCACGACGGTCGTCGAGCGACAGGTGAGCGGCGAGCGCACCTTCGACGTCAACACCGACGGGTTCGTCCACTCCGGACTCCTGCCCGACTACGTCGAACAGCTCCGACTCGCAGGCGGCGGCGACGAACTCGTCGACGACCTCATGTCGGGCGCCGAGTCGTACCTGCAGACGTGGGAGGCGACCGCGGCACACGAGAGCTCGCAGAATCTCGCCACGGGCAAGCCCGCGTGGGCGAGCTCGAACGAGAACAACCCGTTCACGAGCTACGCCGCCTCTCGTGCCGTCGACGGGCGCGACAACACCCGCTGGGCGAGCGGCAACTGGGGCGCGAGCCCGCAGTGGCTGCGCGTCGACCTCGGTGATTCGCAGCCCATCAGCCGCGTGTCGGTGAACTGGGAGTCGGCCGCTGCGAAGGCCTACGAGGTACAGGTATCGGATGACGCGCAGAACTGGCGCACCGTCTGGTCGACCACGGCAGGCAACGGCGGTCTCGACACCGCGTCGTTCGCGGCGACGAGCGCCCGTCACGTGCGCGTGCTCTGCACGGAGCGCACGACGAACTACGGGTACTCGATCACGGAGCTCGGCGTCTTCGCCGGCTGACCACTGCACGACCCGAGCGGATGTCGCGGCGCGAGCCGCGGCATCCGCTCGATGTCTGGCGCGG encodes:
- a CDS encoding discoidin domain-containing protein translates to MAIDHARPARASSERTTVRRRRGWRGRGLTIALAAALAAGALATVPAALGTAPAEAAAAGWWEPPNRPAEDVELNVSGEPFTGTTANGEVRGLIDSHTHLNSNEGFGGHLICGAPFSPNGVADALKDCPEHYPDGSAALFENLVSGDADGKHDPVGWPTFTDWPKTTSMTHQASYYAWVERAWRGGQRILVNDLVTNGVICSLPIMPKDRSCDEMTAIRLEAQKAREMESYIDDIYGGAGKGFFRIVTTPAEARSVIEQGKLAVVLGVEMSEPFGCKMILDVAQCSKADIDRGLDEFAAMGVSSIFLCHKFDNALCGVRFDPGTQGTIINIGQFYSTGTYWKTEACTGPHHDNPIGNAPPPEELPGAEPPTYPSGAQCNTRGLTSLGEYALKAVMARNMMVEVDHMSVKAAGRTLDILEADDYPGVLSSHSWMDENWTERLYKLGGFKTSYPHAAEGFIEEWQDGAALREQYDKGYGVGLDFNGIGGHPGGGSSDVTVEYPFTAADGTTVVERQVSGERTFDVNTDGFVHSGLLPDYVEQLRLAGGGDELVDDLMSGAESYLQTWEATAAHESSQNLATGKPAWASSNENNPFTSYAASRAVDGRDNTRWASGNWGASPQWLRVDLGDSQPISRVSVNWESAAAKAYEVQVSDDAQNWRTVWSTTAGNGGLDTASFAATSARHVRVLCTERTTNYGYSITELGVFAG